Proteins co-encoded in one Aethina tumida isolate Nest 87 chromosome 7, icAetTumi1.1, whole genome shotgun sequence genomic window:
- the LOC109595007 gene encoding GILT-like protein 1, producing the protein MLKYFSVLIILVKLSVAQKLNVDVLYESLCPDSLRFITEQLYPAWSDISPYVNINFVPFGKSSSLQNGSEFVCQHGPRECRGNRLMSCALARIPDQTQQVEYVNCFMKVYRKNRKNSEEDGRQCAEKINLDVNDVNACYNSLEGTQLQLNAEKSTVRILPKFVPTVLYNGEFMQQLQDISLVNFRGLVCELIKTTYPESCKTLSILKL; encoded by the exons ATGTTAAAGTACTTTTCAGTTCTGATTATTTTAGTGAAGTTGAGTGTTGCACAGAAG ttAAATGTTGATGTGTTATATGAATCACTATGTCCAGATAGTTTACGATTTATAACTGAACAATTGTATCCTGCTTGGAGTGATATTTCTccttatgtaaatattaattttgtgccTTTTGGAAAAAGTTCT AGTTTACAAAATGGAAGTGAGTTTGTTTGTCAACACGGTCCCCGAGAATGTCGGGGGAACAGGCTAATGTCCTGTGCATTGGCCAGAATTCCAGATCAAACGCAGCAAGTAGaatatgtaaattgttttatgaaagTTTACAGGAAAAACAGAAAGAATTCGGAAGAAGATGGAAGACAG tgtgcagaaaaaattaacttagatGTGAACGATGTTAACGCTTGTTATAACTCATTGGAAGGAACTCAGTTACAGTTAAATGCAGAAAAGTCAACGGTCAGGATATTACCGAAGTTTGTGCCTACAGTATTATATAACGGT GAGTTTATGCAACAACTTCAAGACATCAGTTTGGTGAATTTCAGGGGATTGGTctgtgaattaataaaaacgacTTATCCGGAATCATGTAAaactttatcaattttaaaattgtaa